The Variovorax paradoxus B4 genome includes a region encoding these proteins:
- a CDS encoding zinc-binding dehydrogenase has translation MQSYWMQMSGEATLLEMREAEVPKPGADQLLVRMHAAALNRGEFVSGHGLHGPAGSWKAIGGEGAGEVVATGAEVTRFRPGDRVMGRCAGAFAEYALMEEIEAMAMPSNLSWEEAAGVALTFLVSYDMLVLQGRLRAGEWVLINGVSSGVGVASLQLAKALGAKVIGTSGSADKLALLQSLGLDVAIRTRTPDFAAAVLEATREHGADLVINTVGGTVFAENVRAMAFEGRLATVGYVDGVVKAELDLAALHAKRLTVFGVSNKLRSKAQRAAAVPGFVADVLPHIASGRVRPRIDRVFDFAQLKEAKDRMESAGHVGKIALRMPAATA, from the coding sequence ATGCAGTCGTACTGGATGCAGATGAGCGGCGAGGCAACCCTCCTCGAAATGCGCGAGGCGGAGGTTCCGAAGCCGGGAGCGGACCAGTTGCTCGTGCGCATGCACGCGGCGGCGCTCAACCGCGGCGAGTTCGTCTCGGGCCACGGCCTGCACGGCCCGGCCGGCAGCTGGAAAGCCATTGGCGGCGAGGGCGCCGGCGAGGTGGTGGCCACCGGCGCCGAGGTCACGCGCTTTCGCCCGGGCGACCGCGTGATGGGCCGCTGCGCGGGCGCCTTCGCCGAATACGCGCTGATGGAAGAGATCGAGGCAATGGCCATGCCGTCCAACCTGTCGTGGGAAGAAGCGGCTGGCGTCGCGCTGACTTTCCTGGTCTCGTACGACATGCTGGTGCTGCAGGGGCGGCTGCGCGCCGGCGAGTGGGTGCTGATCAACGGCGTGTCCTCGGGCGTGGGCGTGGCCTCGCTGCAGCTGGCCAAGGCGCTGGGCGCGAAGGTGATCGGCACCTCGGGCTCGGCCGACAAGCTGGCGCTGCTGCAGAGCCTGGGGCTCGACGTCGCCATCCGCACGCGCACGCCCGACTTCGCGGCCGCCGTGCTGGAGGCGACCCGGGAGCACGGCGCCGACCTTGTCATCAACACCGTCGGCGGCACGGTGTTCGCCGAGAACGTCCGCGCCATGGCCTTCGAAGGCCGGCTCGCCACCGTGGGCTATGTCGACGGCGTGGTGAAGGCGGAGCTCGACCTGGCGGCGCTGCACGCGAAGCGGCTCACCGTGTTCGGCGTGTCCAACAAGCTGCGCAGCAAGGCGCAGCGCGCGGCCGCGGTGCCGGGCTTCGTGGCCGACGTGCTGCCGCACATTGCCTCGGGCCGCGTCAGGCCGCGCATCGACCGGGTTTTCGACTTCGCGCAGCTGAAGGAAGCGAAGGACCGGATGGAAAGCGCCGGCCATGTCGGAAAGATCGCGCTGCGCATGCCGGCCGCAACGGCCTGA
- a CDS encoding CaiB/BaiF CoA transferase family protein, which yields MPHLPASSALQRFRVVDLTQVRAGPTACRQLADWGADVIQVQMPEHMRGDDTLGGQDGSDYQYTHRNKRSITLNLKEEEGVATLKRLIANADVVVENFRPDVKFRLGIDYETLAEDNPGLVYASISGFGQSGPLARRPGFDQIAQGMGGLMSVTGLPGDGPVRVGIPIADLCAGIFAAQGILVALLEREASGRGQWLHTSLLEAMVYMMDFQTSRYLIDGEVGTQAGNFHPTSIPTGVYKARDGYINIAVFGSKIWERFCHILGAPEWIEDARYHDKASRSVNRDALNAEIDRRLAAHDRNHWIEQFNAGGVACGLISDMREVFEEPQIQHLGMVKHVVSPRLGPQRLVGQPMQLERTPSTIARAAPRRGEHTEEVLGELGIGPDDLARMKATGVY from the coding sequence ATGCCCCATTTGCCCGCCTCTTCCGCCCTGCAAAGATTTCGCGTCGTCGACCTGACCCAGGTCCGCGCCGGCCCCACCGCCTGCAGGCAGCTCGCCGACTGGGGGGCCGACGTGATCCAGGTGCAGATGCCCGAGCACATGCGCGGCGACGACACGCTGGGCGGGCAGGACGGTTCCGACTACCAGTACACCCATCGCAACAAGCGCTCGATCACGCTCAACCTGAAGGAGGAGGAGGGCGTTGCCACCCTCAAGCGCCTGATCGCGAATGCCGACGTGGTGGTCGAGAACTTCCGGCCCGACGTCAAGTTCCGCCTCGGCATCGACTACGAAACGCTCGCTGAAGACAACCCCGGCCTGGTCTACGCCAGCATCTCGGGCTTTGGCCAGAGCGGTCCGCTCGCCAGGCGCCCGGGCTTCGACCAGATCGCGCAGGGCATGGGTGGCCTGATGTCGGTCACCGGCCTGCCGGGCGACGGGCCCGTGCGCGTGGGCATTCCGATCGCCGACCTGTGCGCCGGCATCTTCGCGGCGCAGGGCATCCTGGTCGCGTTGCTGGAGCGCGAGGCCTCGGGCCGCGGCCAGTGGCTGCACACCTCGCTGCTCGAGGCGATGGTCTACATGATGGATTTCCAGACCTCGCGCTACCTGATCGATGGCGAGGTGGGCACGCAGGCCGGCAACTTCCATCCGACCAGCATTCCGACGGGTGTCTACAAGGCGCGCGACGGCTACATCAATATTGCCGTCTTCGGCTCCAAGATCTGGGAGCGCTTCTGCCACATCCTCGGCGCGCCCGAATGGATCGAGGACGCGCGCTACCACGACAAGGCCTCGCGCTCGGTCAACCGCGACGCGCTCAACGCCGAGATCGACCGGCGCCTGGCCGCCCACGACCGCAACCACTGGATCGAGCAGTTCAACGCAGGCGGCGTGGCCTGCGGCCTGATCAGCGACATGCGCGAAGTGTTCGAGGAGCCGCAGATCCAGCACCTGGGCATGGTCAAGCACGTGGTCTCGCCGCGGCTCGGCCCGCAGCGGCTCGTCGGCCAGCCGATGCAGCTCGAGCGCACGCCCAGCACCATCGCGCGCGCGGCGCCGCGGCGCGGAGAACACACGGAGGAAGTCCTTGGCGAACTGGGCATCGGCCCGGACGACCTCGCCCGAATGAAAGCGACCGGAGTCTATTGA
- a CDS encoding enoyl-CoA hydratase — MNMANPPTYESSTERVQAWLDAGTLHIRFNNPARHNALSVDMWEAVPRLLRTAQDDDRVRLAVFSGAGEKAFVSGADISQFEDMRAAREAVARYEAMAEDALMSIHDFPKPTLACIRGYCIGGGVNVAISCDIRIAAEDAVFSIPAARLGLGYRYSAMKNLVDLIGPGAAKDLFFTARRIDAAEAKALGLVTRVSAPAALEQLLAEYTGAIADNAPLTIAAGKAITREILKPSPELDQALCASLIRGCFESADYTEGRTAFMQKRKPVFTGR, encoded by the coding sequence ATGAACATGGCCAATCCACCCACCTACGAATCCAGCACCGAGCGCGTGCAGGCCTGGCTCGACGCCGGCACGCTGCACATCCGCTTCAACAACCCCGCGCGGCACAACGCGCTGTCGGTCGACATGTGGGAGGCGGTGCCGCGGCTGCTTCGCACGGCGCAGGACGACGACCGCGTGCGCCTGGCCGTGTTCTCGGGTGCGGGCGAGAAGGCCTTCGTCTCGGGCGCCGACATCTCGCAGTTCGAGGACATGCGCGCCGCGCGCGAGGCCGTCGCCCGCTACGAGGCGATGGCCGAGGATGCGCTGATGAGCATCCACGACTTCCCCAAGCCCACGCTCGCCTGCATCCGAGGCTACTGCATCGGCGGCGGCGTGAACGTGGCGATCAGCTGCGACATCCGCATCGCCGCAGAGGATGCGGTGTTCTCCATTCCGGCAGCGCGCCTGGGCCTGGGCTACCGCTACTCCGCGATGAAGAACCTGGTCGACCTGATCGGCCCCGGCGCCGCGAAGGACCTGTTCTTCACCGCCCGGCGCATCGATGCCGCAGAGGCCAAGGCGCTCGGCCTGGTGACGCGCGTGAGCGCGCCCGCCGCGCTGGAACAGCTGCTGGCCGAATACACCGGCGCGATCGCCGATAACGCGCCGCTCACCATCGCGGCGGGCAAGGCGATCACGCGCGAAATCCTCAAGCCCTCGCCGGAACTCGACCAGGCGCTGTGCGCCTCGCTGATCCGCGGCTGCTTCGAGAGCGCCGACTACACCGAAGGCCGCACCGCCTTCATGCAGAAACGCAAGCCGGTCTTCACGGGCCGCTGA
- a CDS encoding GntR family transcriptional regulator, which yields MLPWLAELSADHLSTVRDTPLAKLVRDDMLAMILRGELRPGQRINEPDVATRLGVSRVPVREALRELESTGLVVARKHAGVFVREPTGDEVRELYEMRGLLDGFAGRRAARLEAPARLALADRLDASIDAMNAAFAVHDVQRYYRENLNFHWAIVEAAGNHALAATYRTVVQKLHLSRLKNLSQDMGMRASIAEHTRIARALRKGDIARCEDLMARHVSDAYDRLQSRR from the coding sequence ATGCTGCCCTGGCTCGCCGAACTCTCTGCCGACCACCTCTCGACCGTGCGCGACACGCCGCTCGCGAAGCTGGTGCGCGACGACATGCTGGCCATGATCCTGCGCGGCGAACTCAGGCCCGGCCAGCGCATCAACGAGCCCGACGTGGCCACCCGGCTCGGCGTTTCGCGGGTGCCGGTGCGCGAGGCCCTGCGCGAACTCGAAAGCACCGGCCTCGTGGTCGCGCGCAAGCACGCTGGCGTCTTCGTGCGCGAGCCCACCGGCGACGAGGTGCGCGAGCTCTACGAGATGCGCGGGCTGCTCGACGGCTTTGCCGGGCGCCGCGCGGCGCGGCTCGAGGCGCCGGCGCGCCTTGCGCTCGCCGACCGGCTCGATGCCTCCATCGACGCGATGAACGCCGCCTTTGCCGTGCACGACGTGCAGCGCTACTACCGCGAGAACCTGAACTTCCACTGGGCCATCGTCGAGGCGGCGGGCAACCACGCGCTGGCCGCGACCTACCGCACCGTGGTGCAGAAGCTGCACCTGTCGCGCCTGAAGAACCTGTCGCAGGACATGGGCATGCGGGCGTCGATCGCCGAGCACACGCGCATCGCGCGTGCGCTGCGCAAGGGCGACATCGCGCGCTGCGAAGACCTCATGGCGCGCCATGTGAGCGACGCCTACGACCGCCTGCAGAGCCGCCGCTGA
- the ltrA gene encoding group II intron reverse transcriptase/maturase, which translates to MSDRSGKSDCCVVPKKLPNKAAGEAPAAAEAVEGRRQAKGNAIAARMSRRSVRVYDMGTALDGIRQTAKGRRGARFTGLLHHIYAVERLEAAYLALKRDAAAGVDGQTWQAYGQDLEGNLLDLSERLARGGYRPQPVKRVYIDKADGSKRPLGVPALEDKLVQRATVEVLNAIYEQDFLGFSYGFRPGKSAHNALDAVAVGVHSRRVSWILDADIAKFFDTIERDWLVKFIEHRVADTRVVRLIKKWLHAGVLEEGRLRQSEVGTVQGGSISPLLANIYLHYAFDLWVKQWRGRHARGDVIVVRYADDWVAGFQFRDDAERFQRAVAERLGQFGLKLHPEKTRLIEFGRVARENRRRRGQGKPQTFDFLGFTHCCGTTRKGHFMVLRLTSAKRLRAKLQVVKLELRRRMHQPIPEQGQYLRAVVAGHARYFGVPCNGARLRTFRFQVAGLWHRTLCRRSQSHGLTWRRMYRLMAHWLPVANICHPYPNQRLIVMTQGRSRMR; encoded by the coding sequence ATGAGCGATAGGAGCGGGAAGTCGGACTGCTGCGTAGTACCGAAGAAGCTGCCGAACAAGGCTGCGGGGGAAGCTCCTGCGGCGGCGGAGGCGGTGGAGGGAAGGCGGCAGGCCAAGGGAAATGCCATCGCGGCGCGCATGTCCCGCAGATCGGTGCGGGTCTATGACATGGGAACCGCGCTCGATGGCATACGACAGACGGCAAAGGGCCGTCGTGGTGCGAGGTTCACTGGACTGCTGCACCACATCTACGCGGTCGAACGCCTTGAGGCGGCCTACCTTGCGCTCAAGCGCGACGCGGCCGCTGGGGTGGACGGCCAGACCTGGCAGGCGTACGGGCAGGACCTGGAGGGCAACCTCCTGGATCTGTCCGAACGGTTGGCCCGAGGGGGCTACCGGCCCCAGCCTGTGAAGCGGGTGTACATCGACAAGGCCGACGGCAGCAAGCGCCCGCTGGGCGTGCCGGCGCTGGAGGACAAGCTCGTCCAGCGCGCCACGGTCGAAGTGTTGAACGCCATCTATGAGCAGGACTTCCTCGGGTTCAGCTACGGCTTCAGGCCCGGCAAGAGTGCGCACAACGCGCTGGATGCCGTGGCGGTAGGTGTGCACAGCAGACGAGTGAGCTGGATTCTCGATGCGGACATTGCCAAGTTCTTCGACACAATCGAAAGGGACTGGCTGGTGAAGTTCATCGAACACCGCGTGGCGGACACGCGCGTGGTGCGGCTGATCAAGAAATGGCTGCACGCGGGCGTGCTGGAAGAAGGCAGGCTGAGGCAAAGTGAGGTGGGTACGGTTCAGGGTGGGAGCATCAGTCCGCTGCTGGCCAACATCTACCTGCACTATGCGTTCGACCTGTGGGTGAAGCAGTGGAGGGGGCGCCATGCCCGAGGCGACGTGATCGTCGTGCGTTACGCCGACGATTGGGTAGCCGGGTTCCAGTTCCGCGACGATGCCGAGCGCTTCCAGCGCGCGGTGGCCGAGCGGCTGGGCCAATTCGGGCTGAAGCTGCACCCCGAGAAGACGCGGCTGATCGAGTTCGGGCGCGTCGCCCGGGAGAATCGACGCCGCCGAGGACAAGGCAAGCCGCAGACCTTCGACTTCCTGGGGTTCACGCATTGCTGCGGGACGACGAGGAAGGGCCACTTCATGGTCCTGCGGCTCACCAGTGCCAAACGCCTGCGAGCCAAACTGCAGGTGGTCAAGCTCGAACTCAGAAGGCGCATGCACCAACCCATCCCGGAGCAGGGCCAGTACCTGCGGGCGGTGGTGGCCGGGCATGCGCGCTACTTCGGCGTGCCGTGCAACGGCGCGCGGCTGAGGACATTCCGCTTCCAGGTCGCCGGGCTGTGGCATCGCACGCTGTGCCGCCGCAGTCAGAGCCATGGCCTGACGTGGCGTCGAATGTATCGATTGATGGCGCATTGGCTGCCTGTTGCGAACATCTGCCACCCGTACCCGAACCAGCGTCTGATCGTCATGACCCAAGGCAGGAGCCGTATGCGGTAG
- a CDS encoding ABC transporter substrate-binding protein: protein MTQPGFLRAMHHTINRRAVCAAGGLLLAGCAGTTASSQAAAAAQLGATGKLRAAINFGNPILAKRGAGDAPQGVSVDLAREAARRLGLPIELVQFNSAGNVVEAVKARQVDMAFVAIDPVRAADMEYTAPYVIIEGAYLVRSASPLQRNADVDRAGNRVVVGRGSAYDLYLTRELKAATLVRAPTSPEVTNQFLAQNLEVAAGVRQQLEADATRVGGVRLLPGRFMVIEQAVGVPKGRTAAQAWLSGFIEEMKASGFVADALRRHGVEGAAVAPRGSGG from the coding sequence ATGACGCAGCCCGGCTTTCTGCGCGCAATGCACCACACCATCAACCGCCGCGCCGTCTGCGCTGCGGGCGGGCTCTTGCTGGCGGGCTGCGCCGGCACCACGGCCAGCTCGCAGGCTGCCGCCGCGGCGCAGCTCGGCGCCACCGGCAAGCTGCGCGCGGCCATCAACTTCGGCAATCCGATTCTTGCCAAACGCGGTGCGGGCGACGCGCCGCAGGGCGTCTCGGTGGACCTCGCGCGCGAGGCGGCACGCCGCCTCGGCCTGCCCATCGAACTGGTGCAGTTCAACTCCGCCGGCAACGTGGTGGAAGCCGTCAAGGCCCGGCAGGTCGACATGGCCTTCGTCGCGATCGACCCGGTGCGCGCCGCGGACATGGAATACACCGCGCCCTACGTGATCATCGAAGGCGCCTACCTGGTGCGCAGCGCCTCGCCGCTGCAGCGCAACGCCGACGTCGACCGCGCCGGCAACCGCGTGGTGGTGGGCCGCGGCAGCGCCTACGACCTGTACCTGACGCGCGAGCTGAAGGCCGCCACGCTGGTGCGCGCACCGACCTCGCCCGAGGTCACGAACCAGTTCCTCGCCCAGAACCTCGAGGTGGCCGCCGGGGTGAGGCAGCAGCTCGAAGCCGATGCCACGCGCGTGGGCGGCGTGCGCCTGCTGCCGGGGCGCTTCATGGTGATCGAGCAGGCCGTGGGCGTGCCCAAGGGACGCACTGCGGCGCAGGCCTGGCTCAGCGGTTTCATCGAGGAAATGAAGGCCTCGGGGTTCGTGGCCGATGCGCTGAGGCGCCACGGCGTCGAGGGCGCAGCCGTGGCGCCCCGCGGCTCCGGCGGCTGA
- a CDS encoding MmgE/PrpD family protein, giving the protein MARNTQVAADHNAPPITRILAEYVAGHASRGWSDAVDHEAHRTFLNWLGCAVGAARHEAMEAALAAVQVLQPAPQATLLGRAEKVDIASAALLNGITSHTFDFDDTHLKTIIHPAGPVAPAVLALAEHTGASGRAVLDALVLGIDVACRLGNTVYPEHYDRGWHITGTTGMFGAAAGCARLLGLDADRTAMALGIAASQPVGLREQFGTMTKPFHPGGAARAGLMAALMAQHGYTASPRAIEAPRGWAQVVSTKYAWNEVTDELGERFEISFNSYKPFACGIVIHPSIDACVQLRERGIRPEQIERIELKVHSLVLELTGKKEPADGLQGKFSVYHGCAAGLLFGRAAEEEFADEIVNRPDVVALRRKVMATVDDGIDEASADVTAVLTDGRREHVFIEHAIGSLQRPMSDADLERKFHGLSDGILGAQRTSELLAACWSLGTAADVRGLAALARP; this is encoded by the coding sequence ATGGCCCGCAACACCCAGGTCGCCGCCGACCACAACGCCCCTCCCATCACCCGCATCCTTGCCGAATACGTCGCAGGCCACGCCTCGCGCGGCTGGAGCGACGCGGTGGACCACGAGGCGCATCGCACCTTCCTCAACTGGCTGGGCTGCGCTGTCGGCGCCGCGCGGCACGAAGCCATGGAGGCTGCACTGGCCGCAGTGCAGGTGCTGCAGCCCGCACCGCAGGCCACGCTCCTCGGCCGCGCCGAGAAGGTCGACATCGCGAGCGCGGCGCTGCTCAACGGCATCACCTCGCACACCTTCGACTTCGACGACACCCACCTCAAGACCATCATCCATCCCGCCGGCCCGGTGGCCCCGGCCGTGCTCGCGCTGGCCGAGCACACCGGCGCGAGCGGCCGCGCCGTGCTCGATGCGCTGGTGCTGGGCATCGACGTGGCCTGCCGCCTGGGCAACACCGTCTACCCCGAGCACTACGACCGCGGCTGGCACATCACCGGCACCACGGGCATGTTCGGCGCGGCGGCGGGTTGCGCCCGGCTGCTCGGCCTCGATGCGGACCGCACGGCGATGGCGCTCGGCATTGCCGCGTCGCAGCCGGTCGGCCTGCGCGAGCAGTTCGGCACCATGACCAAGCCCTTCCATCCGGGCGGTGCGGCGCGTGCCGGCCTGATGGCCGCGCTGATGGCGCAGCACGGCTACACCGCGAGCCCGAGGGCGATCGAGGCGCCGCGCGGATGGGCGCAGGTGGTGTCCACCAAGTACGCCTGGAACGAAGTCACGGACGAGCTCGGCGAGCGCTTCGAGATCTCCTTCAACAGCTACAAGCCCTTTGCCTGCGGCATCGTCATTCACCCGAGCATCGACGCCTGCGTTCAACTGCGCGAGCGCGGCATCAGGCCGGAGCAGATCGAACGCATCGAACTCAAGGTGCATTCGCTGGTGCTCGAACTCACGGGCAAGAAGGAGCCGGCCGATGGCCTGCAAGGCAAGTTCAGCGTCTACCACGGGTGCGCGGCCGGCCTGCTGTTCGGCCGCGCGGCCGAGGAAGAATTCGCCGACGAGATCGTGAACCGGCCCGACGTGGTTGCGTTGCGCCGCAAGGTGATGGCCACGGTGGACGACGGCATCGACGAGGCCAGCGCCGACGTGACTGCCGTGCTGACCGACGGCCGCCGCGAGCATGTGTTCATCGAGCATGCCATCGGCTCGCTGCAGCGCCCCATGAGCGACGCCGACCTGGAGCGCAAGTTCCACGGGCTGTCCGACGGCATCCTGGGCGCGCAGCGCACCAGCGAGCTGCTGGCGGCCTGCTGGTCGCTCGGAACGGCCGCCGATGTTCGCGGCCTTGCGGCGCTGGCACGCCCCTGA
- a CDS encoding amidohydrolase family protein, translated as MVPQARGQAAQSPPPYAGPLFDTHLHYNQEAWDGSTGPYPPAEALARMQRNNVTAIIANSRPNAGTQTLAAARETRAAGVTVVPFVRLYRNRDDYSNWFRDESIHEMVQAELARGTASGPYRGLGEFHLYDSANANGPVAKKLIALAERQKLAVLAHVDDVAIDLLMANAPSKGRDLRLIWAHTGIGGAPIERVQALLERYPLLMGELSYRPGLTCEGGRLCPEWRALILKYPERFMIGSDTWVNQRWSAYDEIMRGYRTWLGDLPPDVARRIAWGNAAALFDLR; from the coding sequence ATGGTGCCCCAGGCCCGTGGCCAAGCCGCCCAGAGCCCGCCGCCTTATGCCGGCCCGCTATTCGACACGCACCTGCACTACAACCAGGAAGCCTGGGACGGCAGCACCGGACCCTATCCGCCCGCTGAGGCGCTCGCGCGCATGCAGCGCAACAACGTGACGGCCATCATTGCCAACTCGCGGCCCAACGCCGGCACGCAAACGCTGGCCGCGGCGCGCGAGACCCGCGCTGCGGGCGTGACGGTGGTGCCCTTCGTGCGTCTGTACCGCAACCGCGACGACTACAGCAACTGGTTCCGCGACGAGAGCATCCACGAGATGGTGCAGGCCGAGCTGGCGCGCGGTACCGCGAGCGGGCCCTACCGCGGGCTCGGCGAGTTCCACCTGTACGACAGCGCCAATGCCAACGGCCCGGTGGCGAAGAAGCTGATCGCGCTGGCGGAGCGCCAGAAGCTCGCGGTGCTCGCGCATGTCGACGACGTGGCGATCGATTTGTTGATGGCCAACGCGCCGTCGAAGGGCCGGGACCTTCGCCTGATCTGGGCCCACACCGGCATCGGCGGCGCGCCCATCGAGCGGGTGCAGGCGCTGCTGGAACGCTATCCGCTGCTGATGGGCGAACTCTCGTACCGCCCGGGCCTGACCTGCGAGGGCGGCAGGCTCTGTCCCGAGTGGCGTGCGTTGATCCTCAAGTACCCGGAGCGTTTCATGATCGGCTCCGACACCTGGGTGAACCAGCGCTGGAGCGCCTATGACGAGATCATGCGCGGCTACCGCACCTGGCTTGGCGACCTGCCCCCCGACGTAGCGCGGCGCATTGCCTGGGGCAACGCGGCCGCGCTGTTCGACCTGCGCTGA
- a CDS encoding aspartyl/asparaginyl beta-hydroxylase domain-containing protein, with the protein MKRSKDVMFARLADFKVDPDKLRAHFLDHVKQQPAVPYRDNRVDYIGWAVTSRDGTLADGIRRIATAQAAAPSRGVTPTEVCTGYLAEVMESLHHRGIEHFRARIMQLESEGEEMPLHTDALRETWRLHIPIITNSNCFFEWQRADGSIESVHLPADGSAWLVRVDLNHRAVNRSNEPSNRVHLLMGLSPGPDFSMLAEPRLPVLQEAPAAAERTA; encoded by the coding sequence ATGAAGCGCTCGAAAGACGTCATGTTCGCGAGATTGGCTGATTTCAAGGTCGATCCGGATAAGCTCCGCGCCCACTTCCTGGACCATGTCAAGCAGCAGCCGGCCGTGCCCTACCGGGACAACCGGGTCGACTACATCGGCTGGGCCGTCACCAGCCGCGACGGCACCTTGGCGGACGGCATCCGGCGCATCGCCACGGCGCAGGCCGCCGCTCCCAGCCGGGGAGTCACGCCCACCGAGGTGTGCACGGGCTACCTCGCCGAGGTCATGGAGAGCCTGCACCATCGCGGCATCGAGCACTTCCGGGCCCGCATCATGCAGCTCGAGAGCGAAGGCGAAGAGATGCCGCTGCACACCGATGCGCTCAGGGAAACATGGCGGCTGCACATCCCCATCATCACGAATTCCAATTGCTTCTTCGAGTGGCAGCGTGCCGATGGCAGTATCGAGAGCGTGCACCTGCCCGCCGACGGTTCTGCATGGCTGGTGCGGGTGGACCTGAACCATCGCGCGGTCAATCGCAGCAACGAGCCTTCCAATCGCGTCCATCTGTTGATGGGCCTGAGCCCGGGCCCCGACTTCTCGATGCTCGCCGAGCCCCGGCTGCCCGTGCTGCAGGAAGCGCCTGCCGCTGCAGAGCGGACCGCATGA
- a CDS encoding Bug family tripartite tricarboxylate transporter substrate binding protein, with protein sequence MQRRTFTLAIPSALLGLQGLAHAQDFPSKPIRYIVPVAAGGGSDMVGRTVTERWGKLLNQTFVVDNQGGGGGVIASQNTARAPADGYTLMQGYVATHGTSPATRQLPYDPVKDFTPIGMIGGTPNVLVINTDLPAKDFKQFVDYAKSQAGKLSYGSAGAGSLTHLTMELFKQQTDLQMTHVPYRGVAPAFTDLMGGQTQAMFPGLAAAMPHIKSGRARPLAVTGKARHPQIKDVPTLEELGLKGFDAMQWYGVVGPAGMPAAVVKLLNDTLNTVLKAPDLSEKLAVEAVEPMPMSAQQFGDYIKADLARWTRLARDRKIELNT encoded by the coding sequence ATGCAACGCCGAACCTTCACCCTGGCGATTCCTTCCGCCCTGCTCGGGCTTCAAGGCCTCGCGCACGCGCAGGACTTTCCGAGCAAGCCGATCCGCTACATCGTGCCGGTGGCGGCCGGCGGCGGCAGCGACATGGTGGGCCGCACCGTCACCGAACGCTGGGGCAAGCTGCTCAACCAGACCTTCGTGGTCGACAACCAGGGCGGCGGCGGCGGCGTGATCGCATCGCAAAATACGGCGCGCGCGCCGGCCGACGGCTACACGCTGATGCAGGGCTACGTCGCCACGCACGGCACCAGCCCGGCCACGCGCCAGCTGCCCTACGACCCGGTGAAGGACTTCACGCCCATCGGCATGATCGGCGGCACGCCCAATGTGCTGGTCATCAACACCGACCTGCCGGCCAAGGACTTCAAGCAGTTCGTCGACTACGCGAAGAGCCAGGCGGGCAAGCTCAGCTACGGCTCGGCGGGCGCGGGCTCGCTCACGCACCTGACGATGGAACTGTTCAAGCAGCAGACCGACCTGCAGATGACCCACGTGCCCTACCGCGGCGTGGCACCGGCCTTCACCGACCTGATGGGCGGCCAGACCCAGGCCATGTTCCCCGGCCTGGCCGCGGCCATGCCGCACATCAAGTCGGGCCGCGCGCGGCCGCTGGCCGTCACCGGCAAGGCGCGCCATCCGCAGATCAAGGACGTGCCGACGCTCGAGGAGCTGGGCCTGAAGGGCTTCGACGCGATGCAGTGGTACGGCGTGGTCGGCCCGGCCGGCATGCCGGCGGCCGTGGTGAAGCTTCTGAACGACACCCTCAACACCGTGCTCAAGGCGCCCGACCTGAGCGAGAAGCTCGCGGTCGAGGCCGTCGAGCCCATGCCGATGAGCGCGCAGCAGTTCGGCGACTACATCAAGGCCGACCTCGCGCGCTGGACCCGGCTCGCGCGCGACCGCAAGATCGAACTCAACACCTGA